From a region of the Pseudomonadaceae bacterium SI-3 genome:
- the topA gene encoding type I DNA topoisomerase, with amino-acid sequence MGKSLVIVESPAKAKTINKYLGNQYVVKSSIGHIRDLPTSGSANKEPVKRGKAAAAEAPALSPKEKAKRQLFTRMGIDPEHGWKAKYEILPGKEKVIDELRRLAKEADTIYLATDLDREGEAIAWHLRESIGGDDSRYKRVVFNEITKKAIQEAFSKPGDLDINRVNAQQARRFLDRVVGYMVSPLLWAKIARGLSAGRVQSVAVKLVVEREREIRAFVPEEYWEVHADLNTSGNAKVRFEVARENGEAFKPLNEAHAMAALEQLKDSTYSVTKREDKPTSSKPSAPFITSTLQQAASNRLGFGVKKTMMMAQRLYEAGYITYMRTDSTNLSADALSMVRGFIEDEFGDKYLPEKPNFYSSKEGAQEAHEAIRPSDVNLRPAQLTGMERDAERLYDLIWRQFVACQMPPAQYLSTSVTVTAGNYELRAKGRILKFDGYTKVMPQQSKSGEDDVLPDMNKGDGMKLIKLDPSQHFTKPPARFSEASLVKEMEKRGIGRPSTYAAIISTIQDRGYVSLHNRRFYSEKMGDIVTERLSESFNNLMDYGFTAGMEENLDDVAQGEREWKHVLDEFYGDFKKKLEVAEASENGMRANQPTLTDIPCKVCGRPMMIRTASTGVFLGCSGYSLPPKERCKSTVNLIPGDEIAADDEGESESRVLLGKHRCPICSTAMDAYLLDETHKLHICGNNPDCTGYEIEEGQYRIKGYEGPSLECDKCGSEMQLKTGRFGKFFGCTNGECKNTRKLLRSGEAAPPKMDAVKMPELKCEKVDDTYVLRDGASGLFLAASQFPKNRETRAPLVLELIPHKDEIDPKYHFLLSAPQKDPEGRPAVIRFSRKTKEQYVQTEVNGKPTGWKAFFDGSKWKVEDKSTGK; translated from the coding sequence ATGGGTAAATCGCTGGTCATCGTGGAATCACCGGCCAAGGCCAAGACAATCAACAAGTATTTGGGCAACCAATACGTGGTGAAGTCGAGTATCGGCCACATCCGCGACCTTCCCACCAGCGGCTCTGCCAACAAGGAGCCGGTCAAGCGCGGCAAGGCTGCAGCGGCCGAAGCCCCGGCGCTTTCGCCGAAGGAGAAAGCCAAGCGTCAGCTTTTTACCCGCATGGGCATCGATCCCGAGCACGGCTGGAAGGCGAAGTACGAAATCCTGCCTGGCAAAGAAAAGGTTATCGATGAGCTTCGTCGCCTGGCCAAGGAAGCCGACACCATCTATCTCGCGACCGACTTGGATAGAGAAGGGGAGGCCATCGCTTGGCACCTGCGCGAATCCATTGGCGGCGACGACAGCCGTTACAAGCGCGTGGTATTCAACGAGATCACCAAAAAGGCGATCCAGGAGGCCTTCTCCAAGCCGGGCGATCTGGACATTAACAGGGTCAATGCGCAACAGGCGCGGCGCTTTCTCGACCGGGTGGTGGGCTACATGGTTTCCCCGCTGCTCTGGGCAAAGATCGCTCGCGGACTCTCTGCTGGACGCGTGCAATCTGTTGCGGTGAAGCTGGTAGTCGAGCGGGAACGCGAGATCCGTGCGTTCGTGCCTGAAGAATATTGGGAAGTACACGCCGACCTCAACACGAGCGGCAATGCCAAGGTCCGCTTCGAGGTTGCTCGCGAAAATGGCGAAGCCTTCAAGCCGCTCAACGAAGCGCATGCAATGGCGGCGCTCGAGCAGCTCAAGGATTCCACTTACAGTGTCACCAAGCGTGAAGACAAACCGACCAGCAGCAAGCCGTCCGCGCCGTTTATCACATCGACCCTGCAGCAGGCCGCAAGTAACCGCCTAGGCTTCGGCGTGAAGAAAACCATGATGATGGCGCAGCGGCTCTACGAAGCCGGCTACATCACTTACATGCGTACCGACTCGACCAACCTGTCGGCTGATGCTCTGAGCATGGTTCGTGGCTTTATTGAAGACGAATTTGGCGACAAGTATCTCCCTGAGAAACCGAACTTCTATTCCAGCAAGGAAGGCGCTCAGGAAGCGCACGAGGCGATTCGTCCTTCGGACGTCAATTTGCGCCCGGCACAGCTGACCGGCATGGAACGGGACGCCGAGCGCCTCTATGACCTGATCTGGCGCCAGTTTGTCGCCTGCCAAATGCCGCCGGCTCAGTATCTTTCAACCAGCGTCACAGTGACCGCCGGAAATTACGAGTTGCGCGCGAAGGGTCGGATCCTCAAGTTCGACGGTTACACCAAGGTCATGCCGCAGCAGAGCAAGAGCGGTGAAGACGACGTCCTGCCGGACATGAATAAGGGCGACGGGATGAAGCTGATCAAGCTCGACCCGAGCCAGCACTTCACCAAGCCACCTGCGCGCTTCTCCGAAGCGAGCCTGGTCAAGGAGATGGAAAAGCGCGGAATTGGTCGGCCGTCGACCTATGCGGCGATCATCTCGACGATCCAGGATCGCGGCTATGTCTCTTTGCATAACCGCCGTTTCTATTCCGAGAAGATGGGCGACATCGTTACCGAGCGCCTCTCGGAAAGCTTCAACAACCTGATGGACTATGGTTTCACTGCCGGCATGGAAGAGAATCTCGACGATGTCGCACAGGGTGAGCGCGAGTGGAAACATGTACTCGACGAGTTCTACGGTGACTTCAAAAAGAAGCTGGAGGTCGCTGAGGCAAGCGAGAACGGGATGCGTGCCAACCAGCCCACGCTGACCGACATTCCGTGCAAGGTCTGCGGACGTCCGATGATGATTCGCACAGCCTCCACTGGGGTCTTTCTCGGTTGCTCCGGCTACAGCCTGCCGCCTAAAGAGCGCTGCAAGTCCACCGTCAACCTCATTCCGGGCGATGAGATTGCCGCTGATGACGAAGGGGAGTCCGAATCTCGCGTGCTGTTGGGCAAACATCGTTGCCCGATCTGCAGCACGGCGATGGATGCTTACCTGCTCGACGAAACCCATAAGCTGCATATCTGTGGCAACAACCCCGATTGCACGGGTTACGAGATCGAAGAGGGCCAGTACCGCATCAAGGGCTACGAGGGGCCGAGTCTGGAGTGCGACAAGTGCGGCAGTGAAATGCAGCTCAAGACGGGCCGTTTCGGCAAGTTCTTCGGTTGCACCAACGGCGAATGCAAGAACACGCGTAAGTTGCTCAGAAGCGGTGAGGCGGCTCCGCCGAAGATGGATGCGGTGAAGATGCCTGAGCTTAAATGTGAAAAGGTCGACGACACCTATGTACTGCGCGATGGCGCTTCCGGTTTGTTCCTGGCCGCCAGCCAGTTTCCGAAGAATCGCGAGACCCGGGCACCGTTAGTACTGGAGTTGATTCCTCACAAGGATGAGATCGACCCGAAGTATCACTTTCTGCTGAGTGCGCCTCAGAAGGATCCGGAAGGCCGCCCGGCTGTGATCCGCTTCAGCCGCAAGACCAAGGAGCAGTACGTGCAAACTGAGGTCAACGGCAAGCCGACTGGCTGGAAAGCCTTCTTCGATGGCAGCAAGTGGAAAGTAGAGGACAAAAGCACCGGTAAGTAA
- a CDS encoding PasA protein has translation MAHELYTRTNQKIYFAGLALENWRRAEEKGALNAPGLIQAEREASLFHLYGALLGLCHEIAGYYRLPGASAPRPELLLMPSVQGSSSSPELAELIELAEHPETWLAQLLKAYSALFEPPRAPAKTKTDPTMPLIEAVSVDAQVPALAREELEAWRRRLKELALRFRESLTEW, from the coding sequence ATGGCTCATGAGCTGTACACCCGTACCAACCAGAAAATTTACTTCGCCGGACTCGCACTCGAGAATTGGCGGCGGGCCGAGGAGAAAGGCGCGCTGAATGCGCCAGGCCTGATCCAGGCCGAGCGCGAGGCTAGTCTTTTTCATCTATATGGCGCGCTGCTGGGGCTATGTCACGAGATTGCTGGCTACTACCGCCTGCCTGGCGCTAGCGCACCGCGTCCAGAGCTATTGCTGATGCCATCAGTGCAGGGCTCGTCATCGAGCCCGGAGCTCGCCGAGCTGATTGAGTTGGCCGAGCATCCTGAAACCTGGCTGGCACAACTGCTGAAAGCGTACTCAGCACTCTTCGAGCCACCTCGTGCGCCTGCTAAGACCAAAACCGATCCAACCATGCCGTTGATCGAGGCGGTCAGTGTAGATGCGCAGGTCCCGGCGCTGGCGCGTGAAGAGCTGGAGGCTTGGCGGCGCAGGCTGAAGGAGCTGGCCTTACGCTTTCGCGAGTCGCTTACCGAGTGGTAA
- a CDS encoding EamA family transporter — protein MTIRTLLLTALAMLAFAGNSLLCRAALRDSQIDPASFTALRLFAGALVLWLLLCLRGRSSSSSGSWRGALALFAYATSFSYAYLDLDAGAGALLLFGAVQLSMITWGMLHGERLHRGQTAGMLLAGAGLLVLLLPGTNTPPLSASLLMVLAGAAWGAYSLLGKGTPDSLAATAGNFIRTLPIAVLLCLLALNTLEWDSAGLIYALLSGGLASGIGYAIWYAALPGLGAIQAASVQLSVPLLTALAGSLLLGEPLTGKLLAAGLAILGGIALVMRLKPST, from the coding sequence ATGACCATAAGAACCTTGCTACTGACCGCGCTGGCCATGCTCGCCTTCGCCGGCAATTCGCTGCTTTGTCGCGCAGCTCTGCGGGACAGCCAGATCGATCCGGCCAGCTTCACTGCGCTACGCCTATTTGCCGGTGCACTGGTGTTGTGGCTTTTGTTGTGTCTGCGAGGGAGGTCTTCTTCAAGCTCAGGCAGCTGGCGGGGCGCCCTCGCGCTCTTCGCCTATGCGACTTCGTTCTCTTATGCCTACCTCGACCTTGACGCTGGCGCCGGCGCGCTGCTGCTGTTCGGAGCCGTGCAGCTAAGCATGATCACCTGGGGGATGCTGCACGGTGAACGCTTGCATCGCGGGCAGACAGCCGGGATGCTCCTGGCAGGAGCAGGGCTACTTGTGCTTCTGCTGCCAGGAACAAACACACCGCCGCTATCGGCATCACTTCTGATGGTGCTGGCAGGAGCGGCGTGGGGGGCCTATTCGCTACTGGGTAAAGGAACGCCGGACTCACTTGCCGCTACTGCGGGCAATTTCATTCGCACCCTGCCAATCGCCGTCCTGTTATGCCTGCTTGCGTTGAACACGCTGGAGTGGGACAGCGCCGGATTGATCTATGCGCTGCTGTCTGGCGGTTTGGCCTCTGGCATCGGTTACGCCATCTGGTACGCAGCGCTCCCCGGCTTGGGGGCCATCCAGGCGGCCAGCGTGCAACTGAGCGTGCCACTTCTTACCGCCTTGGCGGGGAGCCTGCTGCTAGGGGAGCCCTTGACCGGGAAGCTGCTGGCCGCCGGCCTTGCGATTCTTGGAGGCATTGCGCTAGTCATGCGTCTTAAACCAAGCACTTGA
- a CDS encoding cell division protein: MQYHPQPTASKPPQLSLFEGLIAHRLTPFAEITHAPQPADDCLSEMTLTGSGDHCRQLLAPMLRELSEAADTRWLTLIAPPVSLSQSWLRETGLNRDRILLLQARDSQTALELACKALVSGCSHTVITWFPRIDKAGRLKLRVAAAQGNAQSLNIRLGS; the protein is encoded by the coding sequence ATGCAGTACCATCCCCAACCCACCGCAAGCAAACCACCGCAGCTTTCCTTGTTCGAAGGGCTGATCGCGCATCGCCTGACACCGTTCGCAGAGATAACGCACGCCCCACAGCCCGCCGACGACTGCCTGAGTGAAATGACCCTGACCGGTAGCGGGGATCACTGCCGCCAGTTGCTGGCTCCCATGCTGCGCGAGCTCAGTGAGGCAGCGGATACTCGCTGGCTCACGTTGATCGCACCGCCTGTATCGCTTTCACAGAGTTGGCTGCGAGAAACCGGACTGAATCGTGACCGCATTCTGTTGCTCCAGGCCCGCGATAGCCAGACTGCGCTTGAGCTGGCATGCAAGGCGTTGGTATCAGGCTGCAGCCACACGGTCATTACCTGGTTCCCACGCATCGACAAGGCGGGCCGCCTGAAGCTGCGCGTGGCGGCAGCCCAGGGCAATGCACAGAGCTTGAACATACGTCTGGGTAGCTAA
- a CDS encoding repressor LexA — protein MIKLTPRQSEILAFIKRCLEDNGYPPTRAEIAQELGFKSPNAAEEHLKALARKGAIEMTPGASRGIRIPGFEPATEDNGLPVIGRVAAGAPILAQQHVEESCQINPSFFQPKADYLLRVNGMSMKDIGIFDGDLLAVHTTREARNGQIVVARIDDEVTVKRFKREGSKVWLLAENAEFAPIEVDLEQQELVIEGLSVGVIRR, from the coding sequence ATGATCAAGCTGACCCCTCGCCAGTCGGAAATTCTCGCCTTCATCAAGCGCTGCCTTGAAGACAACGGCTACCCGCCGACACGTGCCGAGATCGCTCAGGAGCTGGGTTTCAAATCTCCCAACGCCGCAGAGGAGCACCTCAAGGCTTTGGCTCGCAAAGGCGCCATCGAAATGACGCCCGGCGCCTCTCGCGGGATACGTATTCCAGGCTTCGAACCGGCTACCGAGGACAACGGCCTTCCGGTAATCGGCCGGGTTGCTGCCGGTGCGCCAATTCTGGCGCAGCAACATGTTGAAGAATCTTGCCAGATCAATCCTTCATTTTTCCAGCCGAAGGCTGATTACCTACTGCGCGTCAACGGTATGAGCATGAAGGATATCGGCATATTTGATGGGGATCTGCTAGCGGTCCATACCACGCGTGAAGCACGGAATGGACAGATAGTCGTGGCCCGAATCGATGACGAAGTAACTGTTAAACGTTTTAAACGTGAAGGCAGCAAGGTCTGGCTGCTTGCCGAAAACGCCGAGTTTGCGCCTATTGAAGTTGATCTTGAACAGCAAGAGTTGGTTATCGAAGGTTTGAGCGTCGGCGTAATACGCCGCTAA
- a CDS encoding TetR/AcrR family transcriptional regulator, with protein sequence MAQSETVERILDAAEQLFAEKGFAETSLRLITSKAGVNLAAVNYHFGSKKALIQAVFSRFLGPFCISLERELDRREAQSDRKESLEELLEILVEQALAVTPRSGDDLSIFMRLLGLSFSQSQGHLRRYLEDMYGKVFRRYMHRVHEAAPSIPPIELFWRVHFMLGAAAFSMSGIKALRAIAENDFGARTSIEQVMRMMVPFLAAGMRADSGVADPGLAQAHPIARRNALAMPAKG encoded by the coding sequence ATGGCGCAGTCCGAAACAGTCGAGCGTATCCTGGATGCGGCGGAGCAGCTATTCGCTGAGAAGGGGTTCGCCGAGACGTCGCTGCGTCTGATCACCAGCAAAGCCGGCGTCAACCTGGCCGCAGTGAACTATCACTTCGGTTCGAAAAAGGCACTTATTCAGGCAGTTTTCTCGCGTTTTCTAGGGCCCTTCTGCATCAGCCTCGAGCGGGAGCTGGATAGGCGCGAAGCGCAGTCTGACAGGAAGGAAAGCCTCGAAGAGTTACTGGAGATCCTGGTCGAGCAAGCGCTGGCAGTGACGCCGCGTAGCGGCGATGACCTGTCCATCTTCATGCGTCTGCTGGGGCTTTCCTTCAGTCAGAGCCAGGGGCATCTACGTCGCTATCTCGAGGACATGTACGGCAAGGTGTTTCGCCGTTACATGCATCGAGTACACGAGGCCGCGCCGTCGATCCCGCCGATCGAATTGTTCTGGCGTGTGCATTTCATGCTGGGCGCTGCGGCTTTCAGTATGTCGGGTATCAAAGCGTTAAGGGCTATCGCCGAGAACGATTTCGGCGCAAGAACCTCGATTGAGCAGGTCATGCGCATGATGGTCCCGTTTCTTGCGGCGGGTATGCGGGCCGACTCGGGTGTCGCAGATCCAGGCCTGGCGCAGGCCCATCCAATTGCCCGACGCAACGCCTTGGCAATGCCAGCCAAGGGCTAG
- a CDS encoding beta-N-acetylhexosaminidase — MHGSLMLDIAGTWLTAEDRQLLRQPEVGGLILFARNIENLLQVQELCRAIRAVRPDLLLTVDQEGGRVQRLRRDFVRLPAMREFASRPNAQELAEICGWVMATEVLAVGLDFSFAPVLDLDYQRSAVVGSRAFEGDPQRASELAGAFIRGMHSAGMAATGKHFPGHGWAEADSHVAIPVDERGLDELRGQDLVPFRKLAAELDAVMPAHVIYPQIDDRPAGFSRRWLQDVLRDELGFRGLIFSDDLSMAGAHVVGDAASRIEAALMAGCDMGLVCNDRGAAELALSALQRLGAQPSPALGRMRNRACGSLEYKQDPRWRASVAALKAAELIA; from the coding sequence ATGCATGGCTCTTTGATGTTGGATATTGCCGGTACTTGGCTGACCGCCGAGGACCGACAATTGCTACGCCAACCGGAAGTAGGCGGGCTTATTTTATTTGCCCGGAATATCGAAAACCTGCTTCAGGTCCAGGAGCTTTGCCGAGCGATTCGAGCGGTGCGGCCTGATCTGCTGCTGACGGTCGACCAGGAAGGGGGGCGCGTCCAGCGGCTGAGGCGTGACTTCGTCCGGTTACCGGCGATGCGCGAATTCGCCTCCCGTCCCAATGCGCAGGAGCTGGCAGAAATTTGCGGGTGGGTGATGGCGACTGAAGTGCTCGCAGTCGGTCTCGATTTCAGTTTCGCGCCAGTGCTGGATCTCGATTACCAGCGCAGCGCTGTGGTTGGTTCGCGTGCATTCGAGGGTGATCCACAACGGGCCAGCGAGCTGGCCGGCGCTTTCATCAGGGGCATGCACAGCGCCGGAATGGCGGCCACTGGCAAGCACTTCCCGGGTCACGGCTGGGCCGAAGCGGATTCTCATGTCGCAATACCGGTCGATGAGCGCGGGCTGGATGAACTGCGCGGCCAGGATCTCGTTCCTTTCCGCAAGCTGGCCGCCGAGCTTGATGCCGTGATGCCCGCCCATGTTATCTACCCGCAAATAGATGACAGGCCCGCTGGTTTTTCTCGGCGTTGGCTGCAGGATGTCCTTCGCGATGAGTTGGGATTCCGCGGCTTGATTTTCAGTGATGACCTATCGATGGCTGGTGCGCATGTCGTCGGTGATGCGGCGAGCCGCATCGAGGCGGCGCTGATGGCGGGTTGCGATATGGGGCTGGTGTGTAACGATCGCGGGGCTGCTGAGCTTGCATTGTCGGCGTTGCAGCGGCTCGGGGCGCAGCCATCGCCGGCTTTGGGCAGAATGCGCAACCGGGCTTGCGGCTCTCTGGAATACAAACAGGATCCACGCTGGCGCGCATCCGTCGCTGCACTCAAAGCCGCCGAACTGATCGCTTGA
- a CDS encoding 5'-methylthioadenosine phosphorylase (Catalyzes the phosphorolytic cleavage of 6-oxopurine nucleosides): MTVHAIIGGTGLTELPGLTLLEAIPMQTPYGPPSADILRGEYAGREMLFLARHGHPHRVSPHQVNYRANLWALKRAGAQAVIAVNAVGGIHSAMGAGHLCVPHQLIDYTYGREHTFFEGDIEHVTHVDFSYPYDESLRQRLIAGLAAERYLFSSHGVYGCTQGPRLETVAEIARMERDGCDIVGMTGMPEAVLARELELPYACLALVVNPAAGKSSGIITMAEIEAALAEGIVKVRAVLARALAS, translated from the coding sequence ATGACAGTCCATGCCATTATCGGCGGCACGGGGCTTACCGAGCTGCCTGGGCTGACCCTGCTTGAGGCGATACCCATGCAAACGCCCTACGGTCCGCCGTCGGCCGACATCTTGCGTGGAGAGTACGCCGGTCGCGAGATGCTGTTTCTCGCTCGGCATGGTCACCCGCACCGGGTTTCGCCACATCAGGTCAACTATCGCGCCAATCTATGGGCGCTAAAGCGTGCCGGCGCGCAGGCCGTTATCGCAGTGAATGCGGTCGGAGGCATCCACTCGGCCATGGGGGCCGGTCACCTCTGCGTGCCGCATCAGTTGATCGACTACACCTACGGCCGCGAGCACACGTTCTTCGAAGGAGACATCGAGCATGTCACCCATGTCGACTTCAGCTATCCCTATGACGAGTCCTTGCGCCAGCGCCTGATCGCCGGTCTGGCTGCTGAACGTTACCTGTTCAGCAGTCATGGCGTGTATGGCTGTACTCAGGGGCCGCGGCTGGAGACGGTCGCTGAAATCGCCAGGATGGAGCGCGATGGTTGCGACATCGTCGGGATGACCGGTATGCCCGAGGCGGTGCTTGCGCGTGAACTGGAGCTGCCCTACGCCTGTCTGGCGCTGGTGGTCAATCCGGCTGCGGGCAAAAGCAGTGGGATCATCACTATGGCGGAAATCGAGGCTGCGCTGGCTGAAGGGATCGTGAAGGTACGTGCGGTGCTGGCTCGCGCGCTGGCTAGTTGA
- a CDS encoding zinc chelation protein SecC, whose translation MNHETHVHGPDCNHDHDHAHQDHGHVHGPHCNHSHDPVRNPLKDVGRNDPCPCGSQKKFKKCHGA comes from the coding sequence ATGAACCACGAAACACACGTGCACGGTCCCGATTGCAATCATGATCATGATCACGCACACCAGGACCACGGGCATGTACACGGCCCGCATTGCAACCACAGCCACGATCCGGTGCGTAATCCGCTGAAGGATGTCGGTCGGAACGATCCCTGCCCATGCGGCAGCCAGAAAAAATTCAAGAAGTGCCACGGAGCCTGA
- a CDS encoding DUF2489 domain-containing protein — protein sequence MTPFAIVLLIAALLLIAALAGYALHLWRRVWRREQQLAEMQAQQHAALAADLRVLASSLLEEQVPLIEGAIRIKVLLDNFDSALGQDPRCQVFQVLFEETSQVPTHDAWKALDRSERRHHEARFSALELQHKAEARRSARWLLDEALPKNHQAA from the coding sequence ATGACACCCTTCGCCATAGTGTTGCTCATAGCTGCCCTGCTGCTGATCGCGGCCCTGGCGGGATACGCCCTGCATCTATGGCGCAGGGTATGGCGAAGAGAGCAACAGCTAGCGGAGATGCAGGCGCAGCAGCACGCAGCGCTTGCCGCAGACCTACGCGTGCTCGCGAGCAGCCTGCTCGAAGAACAGGTCCCTCTGATCGAAGGTGCTATCCGGATCAAGGTGCTGCTGGATAACTTCGATTCCGCGCTGGGTCAGGACCCGCGCTGTCAGGTTTTTCAGGTGCTCTTCGAGGAGACCTCGCAAGTCCCTACTCATGACGCCTGGAAAGCGCTGGATCGTTCTGAGCGTCGCCATCATGAGGCACGCTTCAGTGCGCTCGAACTGCAGCACAAGGCCGAGGCGCGCCGCTCCGCCCGCTGGCTGCTTGATGAAGCACTGCCAAAGAATCACCAAGCCGCCTGA